In Mytilus trossulus isolate FHL-02 chromosome 6, PNRI_Mtr1.1.1.hap1, whole genome shotgun sequence, a single window of DNA contains:
- the LOC134722787 gene encoding uncharacterized protein LOC134722787, with product MRTRGRGRGRGGRGRGRIVSVAPETETTNTQETNEQTQNSDTEQPANTNKEKRKRSKPLEIPQEKQDEVADWYRENEPLYNKAHYQYKDTALKNTRWQAKANELGVEDWKTLMTWVESMRSQLGRLTREGNKSGSGRKDDTQRDKWIKEKFGFLGPHIARIETRGGINLKEIRGLIIRRRR from the exons ATGAGGACCAGAGGCAGAGGAAGGGGTCGTGGTGGGCGTGGCAGAGGCCGCATAGTTAGTGTGGCGCCTGAGACTGAAACAActaatacacaagaaacaaatgAGCAAACACAAAATAGTGATACTGAACAGCCAGCTAATACCAATAAAGAGAAGCGCAAAAGAAGCAAGCCATTAGAAATACCACAAGAAAAGCAGGATGAGGTGGCAGATTGGTATAGAGAAAACGAACCTCTATACAAcaaag CTCATTATCAGTACAAAGATACTGCTCTCAAAAATACACGATGGCAAGCAAAAGCTAATGAGCTAGGGGTAGAGGATTGGAAGACTCTCATGACATGGGTTGAGTCAATGAGATCTCAGCTCGGAAGACTGACACGAGAAGGCAATAAATCTGGTTCAGGCAGAAAAGATGACACTCAAAGAGACAAATGGATCAAAGAAAAATTTGGCTTCTTGGGTCCACATATTGCCAGAATAGAAACCAGAGGAGGAATAAAC CTGAAAGAAATACGTGGTTTGATTATACGTAGAAGAAGGTAA